Proteins co-encoded in one Kutzneria chonburiensis genomic window:
- a CDS encoding GFA family protein has protein sequence MRTGHCLCGAISYSYDAEPVLTVLCHCDDCQRHTGSAFSENILVPQDSLRITGVPKVYNTVGSENGHVRDRLFCGDCGTPIFTVMRERPEIIIVKAGTLDDRSGVRPTAEVWTRRAQDWVVPTPDRVRFPGDAR, from the coding sequence ATGCGGACCGGACACTGTCTGTGCGGGGCCATCAGCTACAGCTACGACGCCGAGCCGGTGCTGACCGTGCTCTGCCATTGCGACGACTGCCAGCGCCACACCGGCTCGGCCTTCTCGGAGAACATCCTGGTGCCCCAGGATTCCTTGCGGATCACCGGCGTTCCCAAGGTGTACAACACCGTCGGCAGCGAGAACGGCCATGTGCGGGACCGGCTGTTCTGCGGTGACTGCGGCACCCCCATCTTCACCGTCATGCGGGAACGGCCGGAGATCATCATCGTCAAGGCCGGCACTCTCGACGACCGTTCCGGGGTGCGGCCCACGGCCGAGGTATGGACCCGTCGCGCCCAGGACTGGGTCGTTCCGACCCCCGATCGGGTGCGTTTCCCGGGCGACGCGCGGTGA